The window ACGTCGGACTGATTGAAACTTTTTTGGAGAAGGAGCAGCTTCCTAAATAAAAATGGCTAAAGAATCTTTTGGTAACCTGAAGATTGAGCACGAAGTTCTCTCGGCGATTGCGGCAACCGCGGCTGGTAAGGTTTCCGGTGTTACCCGCATAATCCCGGGCCTGATCGGCGGAATTGCGGAACTTTTCGGCCGGTCTGCGCCCCAGCATTCGGTAAAAGTAAAGGTGAGAGAGGGCGGAGTTTTCTTTGAACTTTCCGTGGAGGTGGCTTACGGCAGCGATATTCCCCAGCTGGCCTGGGAGGTTCAGAAAGCGGTCAAAGAGGCGATTGAGGCAATGACCGGCATGAAGGTGGTGAAGGTTGACGTAGAGGTACGCAACTTGAAAACGGAGGCACCATGAAACTGGTAGATTTGCATGTTCACTCGCTTCTTTCCGACGGTGTTTATTTTCCGATGGAACTGGTGCGCCGGGCCCAGGTGAAAGGATATGCGGTGATAGCGATTACCGACCACGTTGATACTTCCAACATCAGCCGGGTGGTGCCGGAG is drawn from Desulfobaccales bacterium and contains these coding sequences:
- a CDS encoding Asp23/Gls24 family envelope stress response protein codes for the protein MAKESFGNLKIEHEVLSAIAATAAGKVSGVTRIIPGLIGGIAELFGRSAPQHSVKVKVREGGVFFELSVEVAYGSDIPQLAWEVQKAVKEAIEAMTGMKVVKVDVEVRNLKTEAP
- a CDS encoding PHP domain-containing protein, producing MKLVDLHVHSLLSDGVYFPMELVRRAQVKGYAVIAITDHVDTSNISRVVPE